The Phragmites australis chromosome 1, lpPhrAust1.1, whole genome shotgun sequence genomic interval GTTCATGGTTCTTTTCATTCTTGCACAACATAAATATTTTAAACTGTTACGtcataattcaaaatatatGCTGCTAGGGTTAATCACAATTCTGGTAGTCTTGGTTGTTGTTTATAAAATAACTAATAACATAATTAACCACATTTATATTGATTAGgataaaatcatatgtgtactTTAACTAATTCTCTTCCTTAGTTGGGGACAAAAGACGCATTCGCCATCTAtttatgcatatatatgatcAGAAATTAGACAATGATCTAGCTTCAGTAGCACATGGGAAATGGATATATATTTCCCCGATTGAATGCCAACGAGTGTGGTTCCCGAGTGTTTACCTTTGGAAAGTCTTGCCGAGATGTTTTGTCTAGGGAAAGTAAACTTCACATGAGGGTGTGGACATATAGGTTATCTAGTAGGTCCATCCCTCTCATCTAACATCTAAGTATCTATCTGTTGATTCTCTCACttactttatgattttttttcatctaactTTTCAATATAAATCTCAACACAAATGAACTGTTTTATACCCTATGTGTTTGTAAGAgctagtgattttttttcttccggtTTGTCTACCATGTTTGTTTTTGGCACATGGGATATTAGCCGTTTCTGGCTGTGCTTGTAAAGAAAAAATTTGTGAAAACCGAGTATCCATAATCATTGGCACTGTGAATTATGAAGTGCAAAGTTTGAATCTGCTTGGTGAACGTAAGATAATGGCAATTTTATCAAAGTTGAAAATACATAAAGGAGCTATGGATTAATTTGATGCATTATAGCTTAGATTAATGAATCTTTTTCATAGTACCCTTAAGCAGAACAGACGGAAGAATTAGGGTAGTTCACATTTAAGTTAACCATAGCAAGCCAGTCTATAGTCTCTGGTAAGAGAAACAAACTTTAAGAATTTCTTTTGAGGTGCTATTTAAGGATATATTTTATTGAGGCGTGTTAAAAATCCCaacatttatttatattatttggATTCAGAATGCATTGTACAATGCAACTGTACGTTTGAAATTCAAGTTTGTGTTTTAAACAACCAAAAGACACCTCGAAGAAAACTTAATTAATTTAAAGTGTAATGAAAGCCATCTACGCTTGAACTATTATTTGTTAAACAAAGAAATGGAATACTCTGAAATATATCTGAAGTTTTGCAGGTGGAATTAACTAAACCCATACTATATACATAACACTAAATATTTCCTAACTGACTAATAACCCTAGTTAGGTTAATTAAGCTGCGATCCCTCCTTAATGAAGCCCACGACTCCTCACAGAATATCCCCAAATAAAATCTTAAATTTAAGAAGGATAAATGTGATGATGATCTCATAGAATCAACATATCTGGTCGATTTATATGAATACATAGTGTTAGCGGTAGATCCTCCAAGGGGGACTAGCGCCCTACCTTGGTAGCACTTGTAAGCCTCTTTCAATTTTTGAGTATAAAAGAGgaggaaaaggagaagagaaCGAAGAGGACAattagaagagaaaaagaaggaagaggGAGGGCCCTCAACTTAGTAGCTCTAATCCGTCACTGCTAGTGTAGTGTGCAATCGTTCAGTCACTGCATGCACATGGAGCCGATGGGAATTATTAGGCGCAAATGTGCAAGATTATCGACGTCcgttcacatgcatgcatgtgtatgCGCAGATGCAAAAGCGCTGCGGTATATGTACCTGGGGTGCTTCGTGTTCTTGACGACCTTCTGGCCGTACTTGCGCCACTTGTAGCCGTCGTCGAGCACGTCGACGTCGCTCATAGTCTTGAAGCAGAACCGCGGCTCCCGCACCTTCCGCCGTGCCTTCCCTCCGCCGCTTCCCACCTTCTTCATCCTCACCGCGCCCACCCCCACCGCCATCGCTGCGCTGTTATGCCCGGCAGCCAACCCCTCGCTCACCGCAGTGCCCTTCCCCCTCTGCCCGCCTTGAACTTGATCATGACCTTCATCACAGGTCAACCTAATTGACATGAACAGGGAGAAAGCAACAATCATATGCACACCACATACGAGGAGCTttcttagagagagagagagcgcttGGTTGGCAAGGACGGCGCGAGCGCTCGAGCTAGCCCATGTTCGAGTGCGCACTCGTGTGGGTATGCACAGGATTTTCCCGATTTATGCGGTCACGCACGTAGCGTGGGGGCAATGTTTCATGGTGGAGTCAAATCCGATGAGAATTAGATCTCCCGTTTACTGTTAAAAGAGAGAGGGGTTTGATCTTACCATGGATGTGGAGGCGACGAACTCGTGGGAGGGGAAATGCCGTGTGCTGCATGCAGATGGTGGAGGGTGGGGGGCGGGATAGTGGACGAAGGCGcgtgagaggaggaggaggtggtggtggttgggTGGTATAGGACTAGAAGAGAGCTGCTGTAATTTAGTATGTCATGGTGAGAAAGACCGCTTGTATGAGAAGTAGGGGAGGGTTGGAAGGCGACGGATATGGTAggtgtggaggaggaggaggccgccatGGCGGCACCGGCGGTGGACGAGGCTTGGCCGTAGCCTAGCGCCATCATCGGCCTCTCTGGCCATGGGAACATCTTCGTTCTCGCAGTCTCTCTTTCTATTTGGTTTCGGAGTCTACCTTTAGTTTGCTTTCTCAAGTAGGAGCGAATG includes:
- the LOC133886737 gene encoding probable WRKY transcription factor 12 codes for the protein MFPWPERPMMALGYGQASSTAGAAMAASSSSTPTISVAFQPSPTSHTSGLSHHDILNYSSSLLVLYHPTTTTSSSSHAPSSTIPPPTLHHLHAAHGISPPTSSSPPHPWLTCDEGHDQVQGGQRGKGTAVSEGLAAGHNSAAMAVGVGAVRMKKVGSGGGKARRKVREPRFCFKTMSDVDVLDDGYKWRKYGQKVVKNTKHPRSYYRCTQDNCRVKKRVERLAEDPRMVITTYEGRHVHSPSRDDDDAARANTEMSFI